From Candidatus Hydrogenedens sp., the proteins below share one genomic window:
- a CDS encoding prepilin-type N-terminal cleavage/methylation domain-containing protein: MKKQGFTLIELLVVIAIIGILAAILLPALARAREAARRSSCQNNLKQWGVV; the protein is encoded by the coding sequence ATGAAGAAACAAGGTTTTACGCTCATTGAGCTACTCGTCGTCATTGCTATTATTGGTATTCTTGCCGCTATATTATTGCCGGCACTTGCCCGTGCTCGTGAAGCGGCGCGTCGTTCCTCCTGCCAGAACAATTTGAAGCAGTGGGGTGTCGT